A region from the Enterobacter roggenkampii genome encodes:
- a CDS encoding XapX domain-containing protein, translating into MKAWIISLVCGVGAGVIYALLDVHSPAPPVVALLGLFGMLVGEQLIPVGRRLLSREPLTLAWFRHECVPKISGAAPPAPAKDTRDVK; encoded by the coding sequence ATGAAAGCATGGATAATTTCGCTGGTGTGCGGCGTGGGTGCTGGGGTAATTTACGCTCTGCTCGACGTCCATTCCCCGGCGCCGCCGGTTGTCGCCCTGCTTGGCCTGTTTGGCATGCTGGTGGGTGAACAGCTCATCCCGGTGGGACGGCGTTTACTGAGTCGCGAACCGCTTACCCTCGCCTGGTTTCGTCACGAATGCGTACCGAAAATCAGCGGCGCGGCGCCCCCTGCGCCCGCGAAGGATACCCGCGACGTTAAATGA
- a CDS encoding response regulator transcription factor — protein sequence MTLPWRIAIIDDERSVRSGLSNLLESEGYSTDTFDSAEVFLSHPLALSGAALVITDIKLRGMSGLELFDKLRLLAVPPPPVLFISGHADENMQRYALGLGAAAFLRKPINIDILLDHIQRELARRQ from the coding sequence ATGACGCTGCCGTGGCGCATTGCCATCATTGATGACGAACGTTCCGTCCGCAGCGGGTTGAGTAATCTCCTGGAGTCGGAAGGCTATTCGACCGATACGTTTGATTCGGCAGAGGTATTTCTGAGCCATCCGCTCGCCCTGTCCGGCGCGGCGCTGGTGATCACCGATATCAAGCTGCGGGGCATGAGCGGCCTTGAGCTGTTTGACAAGCTGCGGCTGCTGGCCGTACCGCCTCCGCCCGTGCTCTTTATCTCCGGTCATGCTGATGAAAATATGCAGCGGTACGCTCTCGGTCTGGGCGCCGCTGCTTTTTTGCGTAAGCCCATTAACATCGATATTCTGCTGGATCATATCCAGCGGGAGCTGGCCCGCCGACAATAA